TCAAATGTTTGCTGCCGGAATTATTGACCCTACCAAAGTTACTCGTGTTGCATTAGAAAATGCTGCTTCTGTTGCTGGTATGATTTTAACAACTGCATGTACGTTAATTGATATTAAAGAAGATGCTCCTGCAATGCCAATGGGTGGCGGAGGAATGCCAGGAATGATGTAGTCATTACTTTATAAAAAAAGAAAATCCCAACTCAATGAGTTGGGATTTTTTTATACAATACCTTTTTAGGTTTATTCAATTTTAGAATATATTACTTCTAAATTAGGTGTTTTATCTATATTATCTGTATTGTCGGTATCATTACTTAACAACAAAGCTCCTTTTGGTATAGATGAAGATAAATTTATACTAGTATTTTCTGTAGTTTCTCTAGCCTTTATTCTTAACTCAGCCACTTCTCCTTCTGCCAAAGCCGCCTTTATAAAGTCTGTGATATAAAACAAAATATAAGGATGCTCTTCGTTTTCTATATCCTCATAACCAACAACTCCGTTAACATCTCCTACTCCAAGCGTTATATAATCATTTACAACAGCTAAAGTTCCATCACTCTTAATACCATATAAGTAAAAACTCTGTAAAGTTTGGTCGTTTATTTCATCAACATAAATTTTTAATTTTGCTTGATTGATAAGCCAATTTTCAGATTGAGAAGCGACACTGTTTGCTGTAATGAAACTAGAAATATCAACAGACGTTTCATATCCTCCAGCACCTTGTACATATACTTTATCTGCTTCGTTACTATTTGCATGATCATGTTCGTACAAATCATAAACAACACCTTGAAACTTAAAAGTTAATTCCTCATTTGTTTCGGTATTTAAAGCATCTGTATTTTTATACATAATTCTTAACCTAGCCAAAGACAAGTTAAAAGGAACTGCATACCCTAAACCATCTTTTGTAGCAGTTACTTTTAAACCTTTAAAAAACAATCTAAAGTCTTCGCTATTGCTAATATCCAAAGCATCTAACTCGTTTAATTTAGATTCAAAATAAGTGTTATCTAAAGTAATTTTTAGAGTATCTGCTTCTGTATAAGAAACACCTAAAAAAATATTTTCTCTAGAACCTAAAACAGTTTCTGTTCCCAAATCTTCTTTACTAGCAGCATCATTAGTTCCATTAGAATAATAAACCCTAGAAGCCCCATTGGCGTTTAGCTGCTCTAAATAAGTTGTAAATGTAGAAACGGTAACATCAATGCTTGAATTGACATCTCCTACAAAATTAGCTACATCAAATTCTATTGTTGAATCTTCTTTATTAACCAATGTTAGAGGTAGTTCTAAAGTAACCTCAACATCAGAAGTAGTAACTTCTCCTGGAGTTTCTGCAGTAGTTCTTTTTAACGGATAAAGACTAGGTGCTAATTGCCCTACAATTGAAGCCTTTAAGTTCCCTAATTTAGCATCTGTATACTCTCCTAACAAATAAGTACTAAGTAAGTTGGTTCTTACAGTATCAATATTAACCGTAGATAAAACAGGCTCTAGGTTGATGGTATCTTTAACAAAATTATTGTTATTGATTAACCCACCGGTTGTTGTTACTACATCATTTGTACAACTCATAAAAAAAACCATAGTACCAAAAGCTGCTATGGTTTTTAAAGATTTTCTTTTTAAAAGATTCATATATTTCTTTTAGTTTAAAACTTTTTCTGTGTAAAATTCTAAATATGCTTCTGCAAATGTATCTTCTGTTTGATAATCAAGATATGGTTTTTCTAAATCATCTAAATAATCTTCTAAATCATCATTTACAAATCTACTTGCTTTGATGACTGCATCAGAATTATCTATTGCACTTTTGATGATATTTGCAAATGTTGGATTTTCTAACACTTTTGATTTTTCATCAGAAATTTCATCAAAACGCACTTTGTTTGCTAAACTATTATCTAAAGTTCCTTCAAACTCATTATCATAAACTGAAGTTACAATTTTTGTATTGGCAAACAAGGCATCGTCTTTATAATATTCTTTTAGATACAATGGCAATAAACATGCCATCCATCCATGTACATGAATAATATCAGGAGCCCAGTTTAATTTTTTAACTGTTTCTACAACACCTTTTGCAAAAAAGATAGCTCTTTCGTCGTTATCTGCAAATAGTTCATCTTTATCATCAGTAAAAGTTGCCTTTCTTTTAAAGTACTCTTCGTTGTCAATAAAATAAACTTGCATTCTTTCTTTAGGGATAGAAGCTACCTTAATAATTAAAGGCATATCCATATCATTAACAACTAAGTTCATTCCTGAAAGTCTTATTACTTCGTGTAATTGATGTCTTCTTTCATTAATCAAACCGAATCTCGGCATAAAAATTCTTGTTTGTACTCCCTTGTGATGGGCTTTTTTTGCCGCCTCGAAAGACATTTCTGACATTTCTGTTAAAGGTGTATATGGGGTTACCTCACTAGAAACGTATAAAACTCTCTTGTTCTTCATAAATCATTCAATTATTGAATATAATTTTGCAAAAATACGAAAAATTACCCAATATACAGGTATTTATAGTAAGTTTGCAGTTGCTTAAAAGTAAACATCACGAATGAAAGTATTCTCTATCAAAGAATTAGCTAATTCTTACATTTCAGACCTAAAATCTAAAGGGCTTACTGTTGGTTTGGTTCCTACTATGGGAGCATTACACGAAGGTCATTTGTCATTAATTGAGAATGCCAAGAAAAACAATGATGTTGTTGTGGTTAGTATTTTTGTAAATCCAACCCAATTTAACAACCCTGAAGACTTAGAAAAGTACCCTAGAACACTTGACGAAGATTTAGAAAAGCTAAAAAACGTAAATTGTGACATTGTATTTACTCCAAATGCAGATGAAATGTACGATAAAAATGAGGTTGCAGAACTTTTTGATTTTGATGGTTTAGACAAAGAAATGGAAGGAAAGTTTAGGGACAATCATTTTAATGGTGTAGGAACAGTTGTTAAAAAATTGTTTAACATCCTTAAACCAAACAATGCATATTTTGGGGAGAAAGACTATCAACAACTGCAAATTATTAACAAACTAGTTAGCATTACAAAACAACCTGTAAATATTATTGGTTGCGCTATTGATAGAGAAGATGATGGATTAGCACGTAGCTCAAGAAACATGCGACTAACCACCGAGCACAGAAACAGCGCTGCTTTTATATATAAAACCATTACCGAAGCTAAAGAAATGATCAATTCATCTTCTCCAAAAGAGATTGAAGAATGGGTGAATAATCAATTTAAAAGCCATCATAATTTGGTACTTGAATACTTTACTATTGCTGATGAAAGTAATTTAAAAAGCGTAACTGCTTTAGATCAAAATAAAAAGTACAGAGCTTTTATTGCGGTTTTTGCAGGAGAGATAAGATTGATAGATAACATTGCCTTATAAATTATTATAAAAAGTTATAAGGTAAATTAAGATATAAATAATTAATTTTGCACCATGCAAATTGAAGTAGTAAAATCTAAAATACACAGAGTCAAGGTTACCGGAGCTGATTTAAACTATATTGGTAGTATTACTATTGATAAAGCTTTAATGGAAGCCGCTAACATGATTGAAGGAGAAAAAGTATCCATAGTAAACGTAAACAATGGTGAGCGTTTAGATACTTACATTATTCCTGGAGAAAAAAATAGTGGTGAAATTACTTTAAACGGACCTGCCGCTAGACGTGTTGCTCCGGGTGATATAATCATTATTATTTCTTACGGATTGATGGATTTTGAAGAGGCTAAAAACTTTAGTCCTTCTATTGTATTTCCTAACGAAGAAACTAATACCCTTACTTAATATTGAAACCTAGTGCTAAAAAAACATTAAAAACAGTATTTCCTCTTTTATTAGGTGCTTTTTTAATTTGGTTATCACTTTCTAAATTTACTCAAGAAGAACTAACAGAAATTAAACATTCCTTTTACAACGCTAATTATTGGTGGATTGGTTTGTCTTTATTTTTAGGTTTTCTTAGTCATGTCTGTAGGGCTTATCGTTGGAAATTTATGTTAAAACCCTTAGGTTACAATCCAAAATTTCACAACAACGCTATGGCTGTTTTTGTAGCTTACTTGGTTAATTTAGGAATTCCAAGAGCAGGAGAATTTACAAGAGCAGCAACTATTAATCAGTACGAAAATGTTCCTTTTGAAAAAGCTTTTGGAACTATTGTTGCCGAAAGACTAGCAGATATGGTAGTCTATTTACTTTTAATAGTCTTAGCTTTTTTTGCACAATACGAATTAATTAAAGAGTTGATTATTGATAGAATCCCTCCTAACCCTATACTACTAGGTGTTGTTGGATTGATTCTTTTAGGTGTTGCTTATGTGCTTTTTAATGCCATCAAAAAATCAACAAAACCTCTTTTTGTAAAAATAAGAACTTTTGTGATTGGCTTGGTAGAAGGAATTCAAACCCTGTTTACCATGGAAAAAAAGTGGACTTATATATTTTACACTTTTTTAATTTGGGCGCTATATGTTTTGATGTTATATGTAGTAATTTATGCTTTTCCAGAAACTAGCCACTTAGGATTGGACGCCATATTAATCTGTTTTATTATGGGTACTTTTAGTTTTGCAACTACTAATGGGGGAATTGGAGCTTATCCATATGTTATGCAACAAGCACTTTTATTATACGCCATTCCAGAAACTATTGGAGCTAGTTTTGGTTGGATTGCATGGACCTCTCAAACCGTATTGGTAATTGTTTTAGGTGGATTATCATTTTTATTCTTGCCTATTTTAAATAAAAATAAGTATTGAGTAACGAGAAAAACTTAATATTTCATTTTTATTACATTTACAACTTTCAACTTTTACCTACTTTACAAACTGCTTAATAATGGCTAAAACAAAAACAGCATACTTTTGTCAAAATTGTGGTACACAACATGCTAAATGGATGGGACAATGTGGTACTTGCAAAGAATGGAATACCATTGTTGAAGAAGTAATAACTAAGGAAGAAAAATCCGATTGGAAAATAGACACCGAACCTAGAAAAGCCAATGTTGCACTAAAGGTTAAAGATATCGAAATTCAAAACGAAGTTCGATACAATGCCGTTAGTACAGAATTAAACAATGTTTTGGGTGGCGGAATTGTACCAGGATCTATTATTTTATTAGGTGGTGAGCCAGGAATAGGAAAATCTACCTTAATGCTCCAAGTGGCTTTAAGCATGAAACACAAAGTTTTATATGTTTCGGGAGAAGAAAGTCAAACCCAAATAAAATTAAGAGCAGAACGCGTTCAAAATTTAAATCAAGATTGTTTGATTTTGACCGAAACCAACACCCAAAAAATATTTAAAGCCATACAAATAGAACAACCAGAAATTTTAGTGATTGATTCTATACAAACTCTACATACAGATTATGTAGAAAGTTCTGCT
Above is a genomic segment from Wenyingzhuangia fucanilytica containing:
- a CDS encoding lysylphosphatidylglycerol synthase transmembrane domain-containing protein, which produces MKPSAKKTLKTVFPLLLGAFLIWLSLSKFTQEELTEIKHSFYNANYWWIGLSLFLGFLSHVCRAYRWKFMLKPLGYNPKFHNNAMAVFVAYLVNLGIPRAGEFTRAATINQYENVPFEKAFGTIVAERLADMVVYLLLIVLAFFAQYELIKELIIDRIPPNPILLGVVGLILLGVAYVLFNAIKKSTKPLFVKIRTFVIGLVEGIQTLFTMEKKWTYIFYTFLIWALYVLMLYVVIYAFPETSHLGLDAILICFIMGTFSFATTNGGIGAYPYVMQQALLLYAIPETIGASFGWIAWTSQTVLVIVLGGLSFLFLPILNKNKY
- a CDS encoding glycogen/starch synthase, with the protein product MKNKRVLYVSSEVTPYTPLTEMSEMSFEAAKKAHHKGVQTRIFMPRFGLINERRHQLHEVIRLSGMNLVVNDMDMPLIIKVASIPKERMQVYFIDNEEYFKRKATFTDDKDELFADNDERAIFFAKGVVETVKKLNWAPDIIHVHGWMACLLPLYLKEYYKDDALFANTKIVTSVYDNEFEGTLDNSLANKVRFDEISDEKSKVLENPTFANIIKSAIDNSDAVIKASRFVNDDLEDYLDDLEKPYLDYQTEDTFAEAYLEFYTEKVLN
- the panD gene encoding aspartate 1-decarboxylase is translated as MQIEVVKSKIHRVKVTGADLNYIGSITIDKALMEAANMIEGEKVSIVNVNNGERLDTYIIPGEKNSGEITLNGPAARRVAPGDIIIIISYGLMDFEEAKNFSPSIVFPNEETNTLT
- the panC gene encoding pantoate--beta-alanine ligase, encoding MKVFSIKELANSYISDLKSKGLTVGLVPTMGALHEGHLSLIENAKKNNDVVVVSIFVNPTQFNNPEDLEKYPRTLDEDLEKLKNVNCDIVFTPNADEMYDKNEVAELFDFDGLDKEMEGKFRDNHFNGVGTVVKKLFNILKPNNAYFGEKDYQQLQIINKLVSITKQPVNIIGCAIDREDDGLARSSRNMRLTTEHRNSAAFIYKTITEAKEMINSSSPKEIEEWVNNQFKSHHNLVLEYFTIADESNLKSVTALDQNKKYRAFIAVFAGEIRLIDNIAL
- a CDS encoding DUF4270 family protein; the encoded protein is MNLLKRKSLKTIAAFGTMVFFMSCTNDVVTTTGGLINNNNFVKDTINLEPVLSTVNIDTVRTNLLSTYLLGEYTDAKLGNLKASIVGQLAPSLYPLKRTTAETPGEVTTSDVEVTLELPLTLVNKEDSTIEFDVANFVGDVNSSIDVTVSTFTTYLEQLNANGASRVYYSNGTNDAASKEDLGTETVLGSRENIFLGVSYTEADTLKITLDNTYFESKLNELDALDISNSEDFRLFFKGLKVTATKDGLGYAVPFNLSLARLRIMYKNTDALNTETNEELTFKFQGVVYDLYEHDHANSNEADKVYVQGAGGYETSVDISSFITANSVASQSENWLINQAKLKIYVDEINDQTLQSFYLYGIKSDGTLAVVNDYITLGVGDVNGVVGYEDIENEEHPYILFYITDFIKAALAEGEVAELRIKARETTENTSINLSSSIPKGALLLSNDTDNTDNIDKTPNLEVIYSKIE